From one Dermacentor silvarum isolate Dsil-2018 chromosome 3, BIME_Dsil_1.4, whole genome shotgun sequence genomic stretch:
- the LOC125944231 gene encoding uncharacterized protein LOC125944231 has protein sequence MFARATVCNLFAVAKIFYVLQALCMSRANIQRLHRVLAVFVWGSSWERTSRTNLFRSAKSGGLGLAHLFIRQIVSRFAYLGDQKDPFLLTMFQVRLSEAIPEFIVSSRRCSQGRLRGFLKEVVWAFQLMKVRFSMEYLSRVPRKRLYKDLIEAMLPVPLYRSMFCIGPEKNVLKRVKRMPVRPSAKSFFFQLHTNTLPVKPWLEEKGLFVPWSVNCLICRKPETVEHIFLDCWDAVFHWDVLQRTLKKDLPITPCGIRFLPTQNEDTVPYDLFMLLSLNSLWKCRMAVRHAEPNLRSVREYFIESICYIKELYSLQKEQPTWLSVMTELANLKRF, from the coding sequence ATGTTTGCTCGCGCGACGGTCTGCAATCTCTTTGCCGTTGCCAAAATCTTTTACGTGCTTCAAGCATTGTGCATGTCAAGGGCCAACATACAACGATTACACAGAGTACTCGCAGTGTTTGTATGGGGTTCAAGCTGGGAGCGCACCAGTCGCACCAATCTATTTCGCTCCGCTAAAAGTGGAGGACTAGGTCTTGCACATTTGTTCATAAGGCAGATTGTGTCGAGGTTTGCTTACTTAGGTGACCAAAAGGACCCGTTTTTGTTAACTATGTTTCAAGTAAGGCTGAGCGAAGCTATACCCGAATTCATCGTTTCGTCCCGCCGGTGCAGTCAAGGTAGATTGCGCGGTTTTCTAAAGGAAGTCGTCTGGGCTTTCCAGCTTATGAAGGTTCGCTTTTCGATGGAATACCTAAGTCGGGTCCCACGAAAGCGCTTATATAAAGACCTGATAGAGGCAATGTTGCCGGTACCATTGTACCGCTCGATGTTCTGCATTGGACCGGAAAAGAACGTGCTAAAAAGAGTAAAACGAATGCCAGTACGCCCATCGGCGAAGTCCTTCTTTTTTCAGCTCCACACCAATACTTTACCTGTCAAACCATGGCTTGAGGAGAAAGGACTTTTTGTGCCTTGGAGCGTCAATTGTTTAATATGTCGGAAGCCCGAAACAGTCGAACACATCTTTCTCGACTGTTGGGATGCGGTATTCCATTGGGATGTTTTACAGAGAACCTTAAAGAAAGACTTACCGATTACGCCATGCGGGATTCGTTTTTTGCCTACTCAAAATGAAGACACTGTACCATATGACTTGTTCATGCTGTTGTCCTTGAATAGTCTATGGAAATGTAGAATGGCCGTGAGACATGCCGAACCAAACCTCCGGTCTGTTAGAGAGTACTTCATCGAAAGCATTTGCTATATCAAGGAATTGTACAGTTTGCAAAAAGAGCAACCAACATGGCTCAGTGTGATGACTGAGCTTGCGAACCTCAAGCGTTTTTAG